One Gossypium raimondii isolate GPD5lz chromosome 3, ASM2569854v1, whole genome shotgun sequence genomic window carries:
- the LOC128039954 gene encoding uncharacterized protein LOC128039954 — MTDLRAMFARLSLFDDGSLLAELQVKPTWIEQIKGRQLEDNSLGLRFQQIESCSTTDFGLNSEGVLCFRGQICVPNDSDLRQSILRESHSSPYSMQPGGNKMYRDLRELYWWLGLKREVTDFVARCLTYQQVKAEH; from the coding sequence ATGACTGATCTGAGAGCGATGTTCGCTCGACTTAGCTTGTTCGACGATGGGAGTTTGTTGGCTGAGCTTCAAGTCAAGCCAACTTGGATCGAGCAGATTAAGGGTAGACAGTTGGAGGATAATTCTTTGGGTCTTCGGTTCCAACAGATTGAGAGTTGTAGCACTACGGACTTTGGGTTGAACTCTGAGGGTGTGTTGTGTTTCCGAGGCCAGATATGTGTGCCGAATGATTCGGACTTGAGGCAGTCTATTTTGAGAGAGtcgcatagtagcccttattcTATGCAGCCTggtggaaataagatgtatcgagatCTTCGAGAGTTGTATTGGTGGCTAGGGTTGAAGCGAGAGGTTACGGATTTTGTGGCTAGATGCCTGACTTAccagcaggttaaggctgagcattaG